The following DNA comes from Rosa rugosa chromosome 5, drRosRugo1.1, whole genome shotgun sequence.
CAACCCGTAGGAAATCCAAGTATTGAcgggacacgttggcagactattgaagacattcaattgtgcaagtcttggaaggCTGTTAGCCAAGATCCGGCAATCGGTACGGATCGAAGAAAAGATGATCTATGGATAGAGGTACGCCAACACTATGCCGAACATTGGGATGGATATGTCCGAACATTGCAAGCTTTTCAAGGGAGGTGGAAAACCTTGAAAGTCGAACTTTATGCTTGGCATTGTGCGTTAAGGCAAGCGAAATTGTGGTACAAGAGTGGTGCGAATAtgattgatgaggtatgaatttgtagtgtaacacgaatattaatttttatgattcttttagtgtatattaaaatttaattagttgatacatcttactttaaattattagttgaaatattttgttgataattatactttaaattattagttgatatattaaaatttagttgataattatacttcaaattagtacttcataatcatactttagacttcattttatttaaattatacaTTATAGTCACCTTATATTTAAATAGTTGATACATTGTACctcgtttatatttgtactaatagatttatacttttttttttaaattaaataggtacgtcaagcacaagatttgtggagagctgcgatgaccaaatcgaaaggaaaaccaaaaaaaggTGATTTCATTAGTTTAGAATGTTACGAGATTGTTAAGGGGTTTCAACAATTTGATGACATTCCAAACCATTCCTCTTCGGCTGGAGGAACCTCCAGGGGAGGAACTGAACCGATGCACACACAACAATCCGTTCCTGATTCTCATGTCCAGTTGGACATAGATGCAGATGAGGTAAACGCCGATGCAACTCCCAATCCTTcggtgaggcctcaaggaaagaaggctgccaaagaagctcttcggaaaggaaagaaagcatCTAATGATTCCAGTCCTCTGACAGCCGCTGTGGAGACTATAGcaaccaaccaaacatcaatgCTGTCTGCCAAGGAGAAACGTGATGAGGAATATGCTCGACATCTCCGTGACCAACAACAACGAGATTATATACGCTTGCAATTGGATATTCAAGATCAACAATTCAAAAatcaagagagggaagagcgtattatggagatGGACACAAGTAAGATGACGCCAACCAAAAAGAATTActggcaaagaaaacaaaaaaaaattgcggagAAAGAAGCTGAAGATGCAACCCGTGGATCTGgcttcccacaaccaccattcaccggtggatattatccacaacctcctttccccggtggctatccacaacctcctttccccggtgcatatccacaacctcctttccccggtggGTATTATCCACAATctcctttccccggtggcttcccacaaccaccattcaccggtggTGTCCCTTCCCCACCTTTCTCTTCGGGTGAATCCACCAACCCCAACCATATGGATGACCCcacaaacacaaattggattcctaatgaagatgaggattaggaaaattagggagttatatattttaaataattgtattgttatgatttcaatgcttggtttttcacttatgtaatattagattgatgaaatgaaaatttatttgtCCATTGCCAATACAAATGAAAAGCTAAAtgaaaccacacaaacataattaaaaacataaaaactaaagtagaaaccacacaaacataattaaaaacataaaaactaaagtagaaaccacacaaacataattaaaaacataaaaactaaagtagaaaccacacaaacataattaaaaacataaaaactaatagaaaacacacacaaatagcAGATCTAGATACTCCTATTGCCTTGAAATTCCCAAAAGTGTTGAATGATGTCTTCCTGAAGGTTGGAGTGACTGTGCTCAGATCTAATTTGTTGGTAGCGGTCCATGAATCCGttcatatgatgagcatctctaCCAACAGGATCAAAGTCTCTACCGGTTGGTCCCTCCCATACCTCAGCAATCCTGGGCCTCATATTGTTATCCTCCTCATCATCGGACTCCAACTCATCATCGCTGTCTTCAGGTCGTTCATTTTCGACAatcatgttgtgtaatataatacaCGTCAACATAATGTATCGAAGGTCCTCTTTATGCCACCCACGAGCAGCTCCTCTAACAATGCCAAACCGTGActgtaatataccaaaacatCTCTCTACATCTTTCCTATACCCCTCTTGAGCCTTTGCAAACTCGATTTCCTTGGGGCGTGTAGGATTTCGAACAGTTTTCAAGAAAGTCGCCTATCGAGGATAAATACCGTCGGCGAGATAGTACCCTAGATTGTGAGCTCTGTTGTTAACTTGGAATTGGATCAGAGGTGCTCTACCGGCGGTAAGCTCATCAAACAACGGAGACTTTGCCAAGACGTTCAGGTCGTTGCATGCCCCGGGCATTCCAAAGAATGCGTGCCAAATCCAGGTGTCGTAAGATGCGACTGCTTCCAGGATGATAGTGGGGATCTGTTTCCTACCACTATATTGTCCAGCCCAACCTGTCggacaattcttccattgccaATGCATACAGTCGATGCTCCCAATCATTCCTGGAAAACCTCTCTTCTCAGCTTTGGCAAGAAGTCGTCTGAGGTCGGCTGCAGTAGGAGCGCGGAGGTATTCTGCTGAGTAAAGATCAACAATTCCTCGTGTAAAGTGCTGAAGGGCTGCGACGGAGGTGGATTTCGCCATCCGACAATACTCAGCACATTGATCTGCCCCTGCACCGTAAGCAAGCATTCGCAAGGCAGCTGTCATCTTCTGCTCCGGAAGCAGTCCGACTTTGCCGGTAGCATCTGACCTTTGAACAAAGTAACGATCATACTGGCAAAGGTCAGTAGATATACGCATGAAGAGATTGAGACTCATCCTGTAACGTGTTCGGAAATCCGGATCTTTGAACACTGGCCGGTCGACAAAGTAGTCGGCCAACATACCTTTGCCCCTTTCTTCTCTAAATCGTTCCTCATTTGGTGCACGACCCGGATGAGAACCGCGCCCTCGGTGTTGGTTTCCAGATTCTTCTGCGACTGCAGCCATGACAATGGCGTTGGTGGCCAtcatctcttcatcatcttcatcctgagACCGTCGAATTTGATCCCACAAATTGTTCATTGCAACGAGGGAAATTTAGGAAATATGTAATGCTAGAGATATGAAAAGAGTGAAGGTTTGTTAAGCTCGGATGGTGTGTGTATGTAGTGAAAACATCATGTctatttattgaaatttttcacacataaaagtgtcggtgggttATCACTCACTCATTTCAAAAAATTTGTCGTTGGTGTGCATGTGATGAAAGTGTCGGTggatttttaaatattttcacacttttcaaaaacttgTCGGTGGTGTCGGTGGACAAAATTGtcggtggagttaaaaaaaatttcacacttttcaaaaacccCAACGGTGGTGTAcatgataaaagtgtcggtggagttttaaatattttcacacttttCTAAAAACTTGTCGGTGGTGTCGGTGGACAAAATTGtcggtggagttaaaaaaaatttcacacttttcaaaaacccCAACGGTGGTGTAcatgataaaagtgtcggtggagttttaaatattttcacacttttCTAAAAACTTGTCGGTGGTGTCGGTGGACAAAATTGtcggtggagttaaaaaaaatttcacacttttcaaaaactttgtcggtggtgtacatgataaaagtgtcggtggagttttaaatattttcacacttttcaaaaacttaTTCGGTGGTGTATATgggataaaagtgtcggtggagttaaaaaaaaaaaaaaaaaaaaaagagtgtcggtggacatataatttgtctaccaataaaaatttctttgattgcattttcaaattgtttatcaatactatttatttacatcatacatttctcattttccaaaaaaaaattaataaaatattcgatgaacagtaactgactggtgaccctgacccaacgggtggaagcaaagatccagtggcagtgaatagtttcctgccctggtgccctggtgacctggtgacccaacgggtgaacttgctctaacaaGATCCAAAGCCACTATCCATTATTTTTCTCCTATATGTACCCTCAATCTTAGAATCTTAGATTGTATGATGGGacaattaattttgaaaattggTGTTCTACCTACCAGGGATCAATGTATGCTTTGGAATCCCTTTATACCAGAAAAAGTAGTTAGGGTAGTTCCTTCCATCAAGGAACTGTCTTGTAACTTCTATATCCTTGTCTAATCTAGATTAAATTGAATAATTATACACATTTGAATTACAAATTCGAAACATATTGCATTAATAACGATTACAAGGTTTATTTAATACACTAGTGTTACAAATCATACTCTAAAACCCCTCACAATATCAGGTTAAGTGAAAATGCTAATATCTGGTTCAAATGAGATTTTGCAGCTAGGTCACTGGAATAGGATCGATATACCTGACAGTTGTACTAGAGAATGAAGGGAGTGTATTCTGTGCACCTACAGTGCTTGGGCAATGACAGTACGTGGTCACGCGCGTACCTAACTTTTTGAAGGCCTCTGTTAGTTTAGGTTTGGTTAGTCAAGGTATGAAGTTTGTCTAAGAAAAAGGTGAAGGTCAgcaaaatgaaaattttacaATCATCACACGCAGTGCAAGTGGGAGTAATTTCTAAGCCTCCAAGGTTGACGACGACTTCGTTTTTTTCCAATCTGAAATGTTTAAGTCAGTCCGAGCTAGGGCGCAAAGGTACTCAATGACATTCACTCTGGTGTTTGTGGCAGTCATTCAGGAGCAAGGTCGTTCGCAAACAAAACTCTTCGAGCAGGCTATTTTTGGCCAACCATGTGGACCGACGCCCAGCGAGTAGTACAAACATGCCACCCATGCCAAGAGTTTGCTGATTTACCAAGGGCTCCAGCGGAACCACTCTCAATAATCATAGCTCCATGGGTATACGCATTGGGGATTAGACATGATAGGCAAGCTGGCCGCAACGAAGAGACAATTCAAATATATAACCGTAGTAGTCGATTATTCTTCCAAGTGGATCGATGTAGAACCGTTAACGGTCATAACAACTGCCAAAGTCCTCCACTTCCTAGGGCGGAACATTTATTGCCCCTATGGCGTACCGCACATTATCATACATGCACATCCCCATATTAATGGGCAAGTCGAGGCTATAAacaaaatcattaaaaaaataCTTAGAAGAAGTTGAATATCGCAAAAGGGCTATGGGCAGAAAAATTACCACAGGTTTTATGGTCCATTTGGACAACTCCAACGGATGCTAACAGATAGACTCCATTCAACCTCGCCTTCGGCACTGAAGTAGTCATTCCCATCGAGGTGCAGAAACCTAGGCCGTGCGTACAAAGCTACAATCCGGGCAATAATTAGGAAGGATTAAATCTCAACAGTGATCTGCTAGAAGAAAAGAGGGACTGCGCACGTATGTACCATCTTATCAACAAGCAGACAATAGCCTAGTACTACAATGCACGCATCGGCAGACCGActctccaactgggggactcgGCAATGAAACAGGTCATCCCTCCACCCACCAATCTCTGCCCAACATAGGAAGGTTTATACAAGATCGTTGAAATATCTAGCCCAGGAACCTTCTACTTACAAAACAAAGATGGCTAAGTATCTAAGCATCCATGAACACTGAACACTTACACTACTATTACAAGTAAGCATCCGCTCAACCATCCAGACTCTTACTCCACTCTGATGAAGCTTCATAGTCTTCAGTTCTTTTTCATATCCTATTTTTGTTAAGTTTGTCCTCAAGGGCTAAACTTTTTTGTATTCGCTGATCAATCAGTATCAATGAAATGAGAAGTTATTCAGACCATTGTTTCTTATTCATATACACCGATCATCCGTCAAGGAAAATATCGATTACGTATGAGTAATACCTAAACAATGTTAATTGCTTTACATATTTCATCTGACAATGATAAAATATTTAGCTGAATCACTTCCAAAAATTAGCAAAACACAAAACGGAAtcatttccaaaaataaaaaataatatattcaaaCAAGAAATGCATATGAGTCAGATAACATAAAAGCAAGAGGACACGCAGGGCCGACCCCACCAAATTAACATAGCATAATGGCACACGGCCGTTGTCTGAAAATCAATGTAAAAGAAAGAAGATATAAAAGTACATAACAAGGAAAGCATAGCAGGTTCACAGGAATCACAACAAGTTTAGTTCTCATATCCAAAGGCTGCGAGCCATCCATTTGAGGAGTTGCTCCGGGAGTAACTGGAACTTGAGCGCTCAGAGTTATCACAATCGGTGTTAAAGTAGTCGTAGTGGTAGTAGTGGTGGTCATCTTCATTCCATCCATATTATCATCATTAGATACACTCGACTCACGACCATAAGCTTCAGCAGCAGATGGCAGACGAGTACTATGAAATGGCTGGCCACCGGTGCGATCCTTGACAGCTGCCTTAACCTCCTCGagtctctttctcttttcagCTTCTTGAGCTTCCACCAAAGCTTCCTAGTCAATGACATTAttgtcttagagaaacttaaaTTGACTATCACAAGCAATCATGTACAGCCTGTTAAGTCCATCATGGAGGGGCCCTGTCTGCTTCTTCCATGAGTTCAGGTTCCACTCGTAAATGTCAATGGCACTAGCCAGCGCATTATGCATGGCCTCATTTTAGTGTCATTGCTTGCGCTCTTTCTCTAGGGCTTCCGCCTTCTCCTTATCCTTCTGTGCTGCCAGATCAATGATCTGCTTTTTCAAACGCTCCACCTCGGCTTCTGTATCCGTCAAGCGCTACTTGGCCAAGTTAAAATTGAACTCTTTATCTTCTAGCTCTTTGGACAAGAGCTCTATCTCCAAATTCTGGTCAAGATTATGCTTCCACCTCTTTGCATTAATTGGTTTGCTTTTCCAGCTTCTTCCACATATTCGTCGCATCCGTGGGTAAACCAgcaactttcttcttcttgtcatCACACTCACCTTGAGTCGCTAGTAGCTGTCTCTTCAATTCACTCTCCTCTTCGAACTCATTGCTCACAAAAATCTTGTGGCCTAATTTGATGACTTCTCCAAGATTATTTTGCTTAGCCTCTACCGGAGAGCAAGTTCCCAAGGTGATGTGATCATTGAAGTTCATCTTTTCTGAAATTTTGGCGACCTCAGTCAGGTACGATTCATCCTTCACCTTGTACTCCTCTGCCAACATCTTCAAAGTCTGCTTAGGCTTTGGCTAGACTTGGAGGGTgggtgagggcatatatggcaACTGAAACCAATGTGTTACCAGTCTCACCAATGTTGATACCATCTGAAAGACTACGTTTTCACCGAGGTTCATCTTCAGTCTGGGTAGCCTTCCCCTTTTCAGTCCTCTTCTGGCGTAAAACCTCACCTTTTGCCAAGTCCACGACTTCATCCTCTTCTCCCTCTGATCTTTCTTCTGGTGTATCTTCCACCGTTTTCTTGCCCAATGTGGTCTTTTTGTGCCCTTTTGTGGACCTCTGCAGAATACGCTTTTCTGGGGCAGTTGATATTATGCAACTCTCTCTGCGGATCGACTTCCAGAGTGGTCTCACTCTAACCTTCCAAGCAGCCACCACGATAACATTCAAAGTAGCAAGCCAATCCATTGGATTTCCAGCCGTCCTCTTGATCTTTTGCTATGCCGCATCATTATCAATGCGTACTAAACAGCAGAAGGAAGGCAGAAAAGACACATCAACATAGCAGAAAAGCAAAGCAAAAGCATAAAAATCAATACTCATAGTCACCTAGCCTAGTGGCTATACCACACTGAATCAGTGAATACCAACAAGTCAACTTTGCAATGTCGAAGGGACCCTTCTTTAGCATTATGTACTCTATTATTTTCAGGCGTGCGACTTCAAGGTCACACAGCGGATACTGCAAAGTCTCTACGATAAAATCACAAGTGTTAGTAAAACATAAAGGAACGATGCACTAAGCGAAAGGACAACAAAATCAATAAAGCAGACACACCTGAAGCTTGGAATTTTCCCGGAACACTCCCGGTACCATATCGTTCGTTAGTAACCTTCTTATCTTTCTCTCACTTTCCAAAGGTGAAGCACACGGTGTTCCGCTAATCAGTAGTCAAGTTCGGGTTATTCTAAAAAATTCGGTCCTCTCTCGCTACGGTACGATGAGCAGTTAGTCCAAAAGCCCCAGAGCACTTTTGCTTCTGGGAATAGGTCAATGCATAATAATGCATTACTTCACCTCGTATGGGAAACCCTAACCCACATATCCTCCAAACTATATGGAATACTTTTAAAATTCCTAACATAATTGGGAAAACTTGTCTAACAGCTATATTCAATTCGGACAGTATTTGTTGCATGAAGGGGCTAAGTGGCAGTTATATCCCTATCTTAAATTGTGTATGGTGAACCGCAATATGCCCAGCAGGCAGATTATGCACATGCTCATTCTTCTCCACCGGCCGAAGGCCAACAATACTAGGAATGCAGTATTGCTTCCTCATCTTGGCAATTTCTTCTTCTGTCATTAACCTCTCCGGAGGATTAATCTCCACACCATCACTAAGTTGACTGACACGCTCGGTCCCACTGTGCTGACCATCCTCATCCGGCACCTCCACTATAGCTTCCGGCCTTTTCTCCTACTGATTAGAGGGACCCTCCGACTCATTCTCTCTTGCGTGCTTCCTTGATGCCCTAAACTCCGGGTTCTTACTCGCCATTTGCTTCCGGCGGATTGCTCCCCTCTGGCTCATCTCCGGATATACAAGTCTATTGTAGACTCTGGTTACTCAAAGGAATCAACAGGCATATACTctaactgtcacgccccgaatttcgaataaaaatATTCGAATCCGAAACGTGAAAcataacaagcacaagaaaaccacctagaaattttttcatttaaattaagcaactaaacaaattaagctcacaatgtcaataccgactcaatctttagagtcacataacACGTTACAAAGAGTTTATAAAATAAATTGAACGACAACTCTATATGTAAACTCACCCACACTCTCTCACTACACAGTGGAAGATTTTAAAACTAAAAGTACCCTTCGACGCCCATgctaccgaacgtacacctctGCTTCGACAACGGTCACTCGATAttcaaacctgcacaataacccctacaccatggaatagtgcaccgggttgaaatgacaaacccggtaagcttttgcaagctcgcaTGAGTAAACCTAGAAAACCACTAAAACACCTTTCTGACCCAAggacaacaaatcaacacaatgattaatTCTAACATCAAATCCAAATAAATGCCAGTAATCCCtacatagaaaattagttcaagagatcacccaaaaagcacacaattcaaaaatagaaatcatagtaatccctgcataaaatttagttcaggagactaCACTAACTCCAATAACGGATCCTTCCACTGAAGAGGAACCGGGTTAAACAGACGACTGAGGTATGGGGGACTTCTAACTGAGCTAGGTTCTCTTTGTGTCTGGTTGGGCCTAGGGTATGCAGAACTCGCCTCCTCAGGGTTCCATGGACGCTCTTAAGGCTTTCGGGATGCTACACCAGTAGTGAAAGTCACTTCACTTTAGCATAAGTCTTATGGAATTCAGCTTGGTCTGTCAAAAGCTCAGCAATGTCTGTTGACTTATCACTCGAACTATCACTTGTTAAGTTAATGACTTCCGGGGACATTCTTCTAACAATCTAGACGAAGTTAACAAACATTAAGTTAGATCTATAACCTATTCTTTACCCCCACTACTAGACTTTTTACATCCCAACCAAGACCACCAAAAActgaaacccagaaatttcaGCAAACCAGGTCTAAACCTAAGACACTGAATTCTAGCATAATACCACATACCCGTTAGTCATTGTTGATGCCCAAAAATCCAGCTAGCAGGCCCAATTCATATTACagtctaaaaaaaaacaaaagctaaTTACACATAAATCATCATGCCATgcacgtggacccaagccacattcacgcacttggggcttacaagaatatgggtgtggtgtggaaggtaacagAATTGCATGAGACCCGTTATTAGTTTTAGGCTCGTTggtaattttggacttgggaccaaAATTCAAGCCCAACGGCCTAACTCTTAATATGGGTAAATGAAGAAGAGATATCCCAAATTGACAAGCCTTATTTATCATAATAACAACTTTTTTTCAGACCAAACAACCGGCATCTTTTTACACAAACAATGATTTCCTCTCAAATGTAGCATTCTTTTACACAGCATTGATTTTACTCTTACATGTATAACAACGGGGACTCAATCACAGCAGCAAATCCTGCTTAAATCCCGACAGAAAATCTGCCAAACCTATTTCACAATCTTCTTTAGACAAAACTTGACTGACCAAGAGGCATTACAAAGTCCAATACATGCATTTAACCCAAGCGACCTCTTTACCCAACAGTACAGACCTTCCACTGAGATTCCTTTAGCTGCTGGAATTGCATATATTTGCTACTGCTTTTAACCAAAGAGGGGCAGAATGGAGTATGCTAGCAAGCTCTCTAGCATTCTTCTTATCCCATGCTTCCTTTCTCCCAAATCCATCCATAGTTTTCCATCCTTCCCAATTCATCTCCTGTCTAAATCTCTTATTCCATATACCTAAATCAATATGCCATCACTGCTGAGATATCTTCTTCTGAAAtcatgcttttctagctcccaTGCCATACACATCTTGCTAAGCCCTTCATTGAAAATAACGCACAACCAGTTCACTACCGTGAATGCGGAAGAAGCTGCCAGGAGTATCACAACAACAAGCTTTCTAGGACTTTCAGGTCCTTCAAAGTTTGCTGGGCCTAGTCTTCTCTAACTCAGACAAAGGGGACACGATTTTGGGCTCGGCCATGGTGATTTCACTGCCGTACAACTCTGATCAAAAGAGCCCCTACAGTCATCAACACCAATTCAAGAACATTTACACCAGAaattcaaacccagaaaacatgCAAACCCACAGCAGAATACCCACAGAAAGATAATAAGAGTTCAATCAAGCCACAGCAGTTCAAAGACCAAAAAAGATACAAGAAGAAAATGCTAAGTGCAGCAAGATTACCTGTTCCGATTCTGAAGCAAAGGCCCTTCAGTGAACGGCGAAATCTTCAACAAAACTTAGAGAAGCTCAAGCTCTGACAATGGCGTTTTCTGAGTTGAGAAGTCAAAAAGTGATTTCAGAAACCCAAAACCCACTTATATACGCATTCAGCGGATAGATCATAGCCATTCACTTTTGACCACAAGAGAGATCTAGCCACGGGTCCAAAACTAGAATGGTTATGCAGCACACTCTCCAAAGCGAAACCCTTCACTTCTGCACACTTCTTACCTCCCAcgtccaaccaatcaaaacacTACACATGTCCACGACATTATGATACGATCAATTGTCATCAATGATCATTAAAAGCTGTTACGATAATAATCCACCGGACGACTCAAGCAATTCGCTTAGCAACCAACGCTGAATTATACAAGGGACAGGTTAACAAAGCCCTAGGACACCGTTGATCCGATGTATCAACCCCCAACGCTCAGGCAATTAAATTAGGCTCGCTACATGTTGCCAATTGCTTCCGTGCAACTTCCCCCTCAACAAATAATGCAATCCtgacactactacaaaaagttaatcacacaacaaaacagaaatcacatgttgtgtgtttaagtaaacTTTATTGTACAACGGAATTAGTGATGTTCCGTTGTGTGAATGTCGACAAAGTGAAAACTTTTTTCTCGGAACTACCTTGCACAACACAATTGTGTATTCTCCGTTGTCTGAGTCTTCTAAAATTTAGaggcagatttccctccactCTCGAGTCTTGGTTGCCTCTTGAAACACTGAAATTAGATGACCAGATACAACGGTATAAGATTTTTCCCTTGTATGATTGAAAAACTAAGCACCAAATTTTGAGGAAGCTTGCTTAATTTAATGTCTTCCACAAGGTATACCTAGTGCAAGCTATAAAgattgtacaacagttttaagattttctgttgtgtgaacttgGAACATAGGCACCAATATTTTGAGCCAAAATGCTATGGCGCCATGTTTCCCTCCATGATTTCACATTATGATTTTATATGGTGCATTCATACAACAGTTCGTGATAATTGTGTTGTGTGAGTGACTTGAGAATTTTTTGCTAGGTTTAATGCATACATTGTgtccaaaagagaaaaaaaaagatactcTCTCGATACTCTCGATACATTGTGCCTTCCTGTCGataccaaggttctaaaaaacgctaggcgctagtcgggcggtgggctggggaggagcgcccaggcggctaggcgggtgcctaggcggcgcctaggcggttttgtattttttaatttttaatttaatttttttaaaatatactTATAAAGACTCAAAGTGTAATAAAATTGCACCTAGaatattcaaattttaaatttttaagaGAGTCCTAAATAAGCATACATAAAGAGTAGAAAGACTAAAGTGAAGATGCCATCAAGGAAGCCCtattaataaacaaacaatGATTTAAGTCATTTAACAATACTACAAATCTTGAAATCTACAATAGTGGCACTGTGGCAACTCATGCCATTATGATTTGATTTCTTTCCTCACACTGCTATGACCTCAGGAAATGTACAactcaaaagaagaagaaaaattaaaaataacgTGTCCTGACTCCACCCTTATCTAATAGTACAGTCGTTCACCTAAAAAAAAGGGTGAAGGGTAAGGGCATTGCGATGAGGTGAAACAATAAGACATGGTTACAGAAACTCAATTTGCTCCTGCAAAGATGTTCCAGAAAATCTAGAATAGACTCCGGCAGGCCTCAATATCAGATGCTTGTGAATCCAGCACAGCTTGCCCGGAAGGGCTAGAACTAATAACCTGCAGTCCTGCATTGAATATGGCTTTCTAATAGTAGTCGTCATCCACCTCCTTCAAAACGTCTTCCACCACCTTAAAATCCAAAGCTCCAACTAAAATTAATTTTCCCATAACTTCACCAAAATAACTCGGTGCTTTAGGATAACCAACAAGAACAAGATTACAAGAAGTGAAGAAGATTATCAATTTCGGAATTGTAACTTTGTAGCAACAACTCAACAAGATGATTATCACTTTCCAGCAACAACTTAACTCAACAATTCGATTATCAAttccaacaacaaaaacaataacTCAATAAGATTatcaattttcattttccagCAACAAGCCATCAACTCAAGTACTCAACAAGAACAAAGATTATCAATCTCCAGATTATGATTATCAATTCAAGCAAAGATTATCAATTTCTCAGAACTTA
Coding sequences within:
- the LOC133711636 gene encoding uncharacterized protein LOC133711636, with the translated sequence MNNLWDQIRRSQDEDDEEMMATNAIVMAAVAEESGNQHRGRGSHPGRAPNEERFREERGKGMLADYFVDRPVFKDPDFRTRYRMSLNLFMRISTDLCQYDRYFVQRSDATGKVGLLPEQKMTAALRMLAYGAGADQCAEYCRMAKSTSVAALQHFTRGIVDLYSAEYLRAPTAADLRRLLAKAEKRGFPGMIGSIDCMHWQWKNCPTGWAGQYSGRKQIPTIILEAVASYDTWIWHAFFGMPGACNDLNVLAKSPLFDELTAGRAPLIQFQVNNRAHNLGGAARGWHKEDLRYIMLTCIILHNMIVENERPEDSDDELESDDEEDNNMRPRIAEVWEGPTGRDFDPVGRDAHHMNGFMDRYQQIRSEHSHSNLQEDIIQHFWEFQGNRSI
- the LOC133711336 gene encoding uncharacterized protein LOC133711336: MSVRGNTIVQPVGNPSIDGTRWQTIEDIQLCKSWKAVSQDPAIGTDRRKDDLWIEVRQHYAEHWDGYVRTLQAFQGRWKTLKVELYAWHCALRQAKLWYKSGANMIDEVRQAQDLWRAAMTKSKGKPKKGDFISLECYEIVKGFQQFDDIPNHSSSAGGTSRGGTEPMHTQQSVPDSHVQLDIDADEVNADATPNPSVRPQGKKAAKEALRKGKKASNDSSPLTAAVETIATNQTSMLSAKEKRDEEYARHLRDQQQRDYIRLQLDIQDQQFKNQEREERIMEMDTSKMTPTKKNYWQRKQKKIAEKEAEDATRGSGFPQPPFTGGYYPQPPFPGGYPQPPFPGAYPQPPFPGGYYPQSPFPGGFPQPPFTGGVPSPPFSSGESTNPNHMDDPTNTNWIPNEDED